One part of the Acidobacteriota bacterium genome encodes these proteins:
- a CDS encoding PaaI family thioesterase produces the protein MPDPLQRVHENFAQQRFMGTLGASLLAVKAGAVEIEIPFRADLTQQNGFLHAGAITSVLDSACGYAALSVAPENADVLSVEFKVNLLSPAVGEKFVARAHVKRAGRNITVCAADVFAVKAGEEKLVATMLATIITINPNQE, from the coding sequence ATGCCAGATCCATTGCAACGCGTTCACGAGAATTTCGCGCAGCAACGATTCATGGGTACGCTGGGCGCATCGCTACTCGCCGTGAAGGCCGGCGCGGTTGAAATCGAGATCCCATTTCGCGCTGACCTCACGCAGCAGAACGGTTTTCTGCATGCGGGAGCCATCACCAGCGTGCTCGACTCAGCCTGTGGATATGCCGCCCTCAGCGTTGCGCCCGAAAATGCCGACGTCCTCAGCGTGGAGTTCAAGGTGAACCTGTTGTCTCCCGCGGTAGGAGAGAAATTCGTGGCCCGTGCCCATGTGAAGCGAGCGGGAAGAAATATTACGGTGTGCGCGGCAGATGTGTTTGCCGTGAAGGCGGGAGAAGAAAAATTGGTCGCGACGATGCTCGCAACCATTATTACGATCAATCCCAACCAAGAATAA
- a CDS encoding biopolymer transporter ExbD — protein MSFSTAGGGPQMNVTPLIDVLLVLIIIFMIVVIEQKPAGLEAQIPQQPDPKDHSIPPPDRTIVIQVRDGKAVDHPDIKINDEVVLWSNLRQRLFDIFSSRVERIAYVEADDDIDFQQVAEVINTAHEAGIDRLGLLHDEAAAAHAH, from the coding sequence ATGTCATTCTCAACGGCAGGCGGTGGTCCGCAGATGAACGTCACTCCTTTGATCGACGTTCTCCTGGTACTCATCATTATTTTCATGATTGTCGTGATCGAGCAGAAGCCGGCCGGGCTGGAGGCGCAGATCCCGCAGCAACCAGACCCCAAGGATCATTCCATCCCGCCGCCCGATCGCACGATCGTGATCCAGGTGCGCGATGGGAAAGCTGTCGACCATCCTGACATCAAGATCAACGATGAAGTGGTCCTCTGGAGCAACCTGCGCCAGCGGCTCTTCGACATCTTCAGTAGCCGGGTCGAGCGAATCGCGTACGTCGAAGCCGACGACGACATTGATTTCCAGCAAGTGGCTGAGGTCATCAATACCGCCCACGAAGCGGGCATTGACCGCCTCGGCCTGCTCCACGATGAAGCGGCCGCAGCGCATGCGCACTGA
- the der gene encoding ribosome biogenesis GTPase Der, translating to MLPLLAIVGRPNVGKSTLFNRLTGSRRAIVGDEPGITRDRLYGQAEWRGRDFRVVDTGGIVPDDKEFIPAEIFRQARVALDQAIAIVMVVDGRTELAAPDMELAQLLKRSGKPLFLAVNKTDSAKEMVLDAEIHRLGIHKWFPISAENGNGIDDLLDAFLAIAPEVKLVVPEELKVAEEGTGEDAGTDAPAPAPQPREIKVAIIGHPNVGKSTLLNQLTGTSRAIVSPIPGTTRDSVDEVLDYHGQHIRFIDTAGIRRKGKTHLMAEKLSVVMSRKNLEAADIVLFMVDATEGASGLDASIAGYAHESGRSVIIVVNKWDLITSGEKRAISQAKAARIQDSKRPHDRALFEERLRYGLKFLAYAPVLFISAQTGAGTDKILPLIEKVSAERNKRISTGEMNRFVKRVDFDRASVPMSKRVRIYYMTQAGVAPPTFVLFTDRQVKLHFSFERFLENQIREAFGFMGTPIWIRSRAS from the coding sequence ATGCTGCCGCTGCTCGCCATCGTCGGCCGCCCCAATGTGGGGAAGTCCACGCTGTTTAACCGGTTGACAGGATCGCGGCGCGCGATCGTCGGCGACGAGCCCGGCATCACTCGCGACCGGCTCTACGGTCAGGCCGAGTGGCGGGGCCGCGATTTCCGAGTGGTCGATACGGGCGGCATCGTTCCCGATGACAAAGAATTCATCCCGGCCGAGATCTTCCGCCAGGCGCGGGTTGCGCTGGATCAGGCCATCGCCATCGTAATGGTGGTCGATGGCCGGACCGAACTCGCGGCTCCGGATATGGAGTTGGCGCAACTCCTGAAGAGGAGCGGCAAACCCCTTTTTCTGGCGGTGAACAAAACGGATTCCGCGAAGGAGATGGTTCTCGACGCCGAAATTCACCGGCTAGGCATTCACAAATGGTTCCCGATTTCCGCGGAAAATGGAAATGGGATTGATGACTTGCTCGATGCTTTTCTTGCGATTGCACCCGAAGTCAAACTCGTAGTGCCTGAGGAGCTGAAGGTCGCAGAGGAAGGCACCGGGGAAGATGCAGGGACAGACGCGCCCGCGCCGGCCCCACAACCCCGCGAGATCAAGGTGGCGATCATTGGGCATCCGAACGTTGGCAAGTCGACCCTGCTGAATCAGCTTACGGGCACGTCGCGCGCGATTGTCTCGCCCATTCCCGGGACGACGCGCGACTCGGTGGACGAAGTGCTCGACTACCACGGCCAACATATTCGCTTCATCGATACGGCGGGCATCCGGCGTAAAGGCAAGACGCACTTGATGGCGGAGAAGCTTTCCGTGGTGATGTCGCGCAAGAATCTCGAGGCTGCCGACATCGTCCTGTTCATGGTGGACGCGACGGAGGGCGCGAGCGGCCTCGATGCGTCGATCGCTGGATACGCGCACGAGAGCGGGCGATCCGTAATCATCGTGGTCAATAAATGGGACCTGATTACGAGTGGCGAAAAGCGTGCCATCAGCCAGGCCAAAGCGGCACGCATTCAGGATTCGAAGCGTCCGCATGACCGCGCGCTGTTTGAAGAGCGATTGCGCTATGGATTGAAATTTCTGGCATATGCTCCGGTACTTTTTATTTCTGCCCAGACCGGGGCTGGCACCGACAAGATCCTGCCGCTGATCGAGAAGGTTTCTGCTGAACGTAACAAGCGCATCTCGACAGGAGAAATGAACCGCTTCGTGAAGCGCGTTGATTTCGATCGAGCTTCGGTTCCGATGAGCAAACGCGTCCGGATTTACTACATGACGCAGGCCGGCGTGGCTCCGCCAACATTCGTGCTATTCACCGACCGCCAGGTAAAGCTGCATTTTTCCTTCGAGCGGTTTTTGGAAAATCAGATTCGTGAAGCGTTTGGTTTCATGGGGACGCCGATCTGGATCAGAAGCCGGGCGAGCTAG
- a CDS encoding ABC transporter permease, with translation MLIQIFNEAWAALSRNRTRTALTMLGIVWGIATVTLLIAYGGSFRAILVGGFNAFGKGAVICWPQQTSEQPGGQRAGKKVIFEQADLDMVKETANFVKHACLETVRRPGIAYGDRMVGTAAVRGVCPEYGEMRNEEASEGRWINSLDELERRRVVFMGARVREQLFSGRPAIGETVLIGGVRFTVIGTMGRKIQLSNYFSSDDESVWIPYSAAGDLWNTKQAAVLLFEPVAPQFEQRAMAQVLAAVATRQQFSPTDKKAIQMFGREEFRPVINGITIGLQVLLIFIGILTLGIGGVGVMNIMLVSVDERIREIGLRRALGARKWHIKAQFLAETLLIMLLGGLIGIVVSYVVAAAVGTLPLMGPLFEDDSGKADIHLKISLFTLMISTVVLLVVGVMSAMIPASRAANLDPVEALRYE, from the coding sequence ATGCTGATCCAAATCTTCAACGAAGCCTGGGCCGCGCTTAGCCGTAACCGCACGCGCACCGCTCTCACCATGCTCGGGATCGTGTGGGGCATCGCGACCGTAACGCTCCTGATCGCCTATGGCGGCAGCTTCCGGGCGATTCTGGTCGGCGGCTTCAATGCCTTCGGCAAGGGCGCGGTGATTTGCTGGCCGCAGCAGACCAGCGAGCAGCCGGGAGGCCAGCGCGCCGGCAAGAAAGTGATATTCGAGCAAGCTGACCTCGACATGGTCAAGGAAACCGCCAACTTCGTAAAACATGCGTGCCTCGAAACCGTCCGGCGGCCCGGCATCGCCTATGGTGACCGCATGGTGGGGACCGCTGCCGTCCGAGGCGTTTGCCCCGAATACGGCGAGATGCGCAACGAAGAAGCCTCCGAAGGCCGCTGGATCAATTCACTCGACGAACTCGAACGCCGCCGCGTCGTCTTCATGGGGGCCCGCGTGCGCGAACAATTATTCTCGGGACGCCCCGCCATCGGGGAAACCGTCCTCATCGGCGGCGTGAGATTCACAGTCATCGGCACGATGGGCCGCAAGATTCAGCTCAGCAACTATTTCTCCAGCGATGACGAGTCCGTCTGGATCCCCTACTCCGCGGCGGGCGACCTGTGGAACACCAAGCAGGCCGCCGTACTCCTGTTCGAACCTGTCGCCCCGCAATTCGAACAGCGCGCCATGGCGCAGGTGCTCGCGGCCGTCGCGACACGACAGCAGTTCTCTCCTACCGACAAAAAAGCGATTCAGATGTTCGGCCGCGAGGAATTTCGCCCTGTCATCAACGGCATCACCATCGGACTGCAAGTGCTGCTGATCTTCATCGGTATCCTCACGCTTGGCATCGGCGGGGTCGGCGTCATGAACATCATGCTGGTTTCGGTGGACGAGCGAATCCGCGAGATCGGACTGCGGCGAGCGTTGGGAGCCCGCAAGTGGCACATCAAGGCACAATTCCTTGCCGAGACGCTGCTGATCATGTTGCTCGGCGGATTGATCGGCATCGTTGTGTCTTACGTTGTTGCGGCGGCGGTCGGTACCTTGCCGCTCATGGGCCCGCTGTTCGAAGACGATTCCGGCAAAGCCGATATCCACCTGAAAATTTCTCTGTTCACGCTCATGATTTCCACCGTGGTGTTGCTGGTGGTCGGAGTGATGAGTGCCATGATTCCAGCGTCCCGCGCTGCGAATCTCGATCCCGTGGAGGCGCTGCGCTACGAGTAG